In Lentibacillus sp. JNUCC-1, the genomic window GTAAATACGAGGCATCGTAAAATATGGTTGGATCCGTATGTTTTTTACCTAGCAATTGAACGTCACCTTCGTCAAACGGGAGCAGGTTCGTCATACAATTCAATAAGGTTGTTTTACCAGATCCATTTGGTCCAACGAGGGCTGCAATTTGCGGTTCCTCAATGGAGATATCGATGCCATTTAAAACCCACTGCTTTTTGTATTTCTTTTCCCCCTCTGTTAGGATAGTTGTCGTACGAGGCAAACGTGGTATGATTAACTAAATCACACGGAGGTCATCGTAATGACAAATAAGCGATATTCAGAGGAACAAAAAACGGCGGCATTGAAGCGGATGATGCCACCACAAAATGAATCAGTGAAAGCATTGAGTAAAGAGACTGGCATCTCAGACGTGACACTGTATAAGTGGCGAAAGGAGGCCAGAGCGTCTGGTAACGCAGCTCCTGGCAATGGGCAAACCAGCGATCGATGGAGCAGCGAAGATAAGTTTCTTGTCGTCATGGAGACATATGCCATGAACGAGAAAGAAATAGCGGAATATTGCCGGAAAAAAGGCTTATACCGCGAACAGATCAATGCCTGGCAAGAAGCTTGCCTTCAGGCGAATGGAAAAGCTCTTGGCTTGTCTAAAGAGCTGAATGGACAGTTGAAAGAGGAAAAACAACGATCACAGTCTTTAGAAAAAGATCTAAAAAAGAAGGAGAAAGCATTGGCGGAAGCGGCTGCGTTGTTACTTCTTAGAAAAAAGGCCCGAGCGATTTGGGGGACCAAGAGGACGAATGATCGATCCGTCAGATCGCTTACGTGCCGTAGAATTAATTCAGGAAGCCAATCGAAATGGCGCGCGTCTTTCAAAAGCATGTGAAGAATTGCATATTCACGTACGGACTTATCAAAGGTGGGTGGCTGAAGGCGATGTCAAGATCGATCAACGTCCTCACGCAGAGCGGCCAATACCCAAGAACAAAATATCAGAAGAAGAAAGAACCGAAATTCTGGAGGTTGTAAACCAGGAATCATATGCCGATTTACCTCCCACACAAATTATCCCCCTTCTGGCTGATCAGGGGAAATATATTGCATCCGAATCAACGTTTTATCGCGTACTACGCGAAGAAAAAATGCAGAATCATCGTGGCCGCAGTCAAAAGCCCAAAAAGCGAATTCCCGAAAGTCACTTGGCAACGGCACCGAATCAGGTTTGGACTTGGGATATCACATGGCTCGGCGGCCCTGTGAAAGGATTATTCTACCGATTGTACTTGATCCTTGATCTGTTTAGTCGCAAAGTTGTTGGTTGGGAAGTGTGGGAAACAGAGGAAGCTCAGTACGCTGAAAAGCTCGTCAAAAAAGCTGTACTGAAAGAGGAAATCAAAGGCAGGCCTTTAGTACTGCACTCTGATAATGGCAGCCCTATGAAAGCCGCAACGTTCCTTGGATTGCTTGAGACCTTGGGTATTCAAAGCTCATTTTCCAGGCCCCGAGTAAGCAATGACAATCCATATTCGGAAGCGATGTTCCGGACACTTAAGTACCGACCGGAGTTTCCTCATGAAGGTTTTGTCTCCTTGGAGGAGGCGAGAAAATGGGCAAGTCAGTTTGTCGAATGGTATAACGACGTTCATTTACACAGTGCTTTAAATTTCGTGACACCTGTACAGTGCCATAATGGGGCATATAAAGATATTTTGGCACAACGTCAAGTCATCTATGAACAGGCAAAACAAAAACATCCAGAACGTTGGGGATCCAGGGGCACAAGGGATTGGTCTCCTCATGAAGAGGTTGCACTGAATCCAATGCGTGAGGATACTGCCGTGGCCTCAGGTGATTCATAGAGTGCCTATCACCTGATGATTTGAAATGAAAAATGGTTCACCTTTCATTTTAAATCATCAGGGCAGCAAGCGAAGCGCGGTAGCTATGATCACTGGGTATGAAATTTTAAAAAATAATTAGCTGAATGCGACAACTATGTTGACAAACACCGTTTTTTAAATTCCTAACGTTGATGATCATGTCTACCCCTCCTCAATAAGATAAGTCCTTGTCGAAGCTTTATTTGTGTGACGATATAAACGGCCAAAGCAAGCAATGCACTGGCCGTTGCCAAGACGATCAGTCCGTTTGTGAATGAGATATTAAAGTTTTGCAAGGAAGCGGCTAATTCCTGGGTGGCAACATCAACAACCGAAAAATACTGGAACGGATTCAGCGGCACGACATCCAGAGCGCCCAATGGTTCACTCAGGCTGGCACCAATAAAGACTGTTGCCAATGTTAATCCAATCGCAAGAACCGCTCGCTTCGTTATAATCGAGTAAAACATGAGCAATAGGTAACAAAAAAGCAGCACCATCAAAAACAACCCGACTGATTTTATGAGGAGCGTACTCATATTCATAAATGAAAACGTGAAATCATCTCCGTAAACTAGTACAGGATAATCATAATCTCCAAAGCGGTCAAACACTGTTCCCATAAGAAGAGAAACGACAATGACACCGAATAAAACGGCTGCACTTAAGGCTAAAGCCACCAACACTTTACCGACCATAATTCTCCAAAAATGTAAAGGCTGTGTTCTTAGAAAATGTATGGGACCATGGCGGCCTAGCCCTTCTTTGGTAAACATATCTCCAAACAGAAAAACAAAGAAGGCCGCACCAATTACCCCAAGAGAAGTTTGAAACATTCGATTAAGAAAGTTCAGGCCGACCGAAGAATATTTATTGCTGTATTCTAAAACTGACTTCTCCAGTAGGGATGTTTCATAAGTAACATCATAAATCGTCCGCTGTGATACAAAATGGATGGGCAGCACAGGTGCAATATCTCTATCACGCATCAGCCTATATTTCTCCAAAAAACTAACTTCTGTAAAAAACGATGGCCACTGGGAAGGCCCCATATACTCAAGGTCCATTCTTTGGCTCATACCTGGTTCCATTTGCTTAATTTCTATATCCAAAAGCGTATGCCAGTCCTTTTGCTCTAGTGCCTGCACCTTTTTTTGGGTTTTAGTCAGCTGATCGCTATTAATGTCATTCACCGAATTCCCTTCTGACTGCTCCTGTTCAGCGATTGTCTGTTCAAGCTGCGAGATTTTCATCTTTTCATCGGCAATCAAATGGTCCGTTCGTACGGTATTCATATAAACGAAAATGTAATATGTAATGATCAATAAAATAATCAATAAAAGCATGAGACGAAAAAAAAGCGATTTATATACCTTTTTAAATTCGAATAGAATTAATTGGAACAACGGATGCACCTCCATTCTTGGCCACTGGAAAAAGTTTCTTTAAGTTTATGTTATTATAACACAAAAATAATTATGAATGTCAAAATTAATTGATAAATAAAAAGGGTTTTTAATACAATTTGTAGAATATATATGTTATTAGGAGAGACAGAAAAATACAGGAGAGAAAGATAGGTATGAAACGTGTCGGATTATCTATTACCATGCTTTTAACTTGTATCGTGTTCTTAACCGCACCTGTAGGATCATATGCATCTGATGAAGGCTCAACGGTAGAATCTATGACTAAAACTGTAAGTGTGTGGGAGCGTTACCCACTCGGAACTATCCCCCCTTCCATATATATTTATGACAGACTCGGATGGAAGGGCACACTTAAACTGGTTGACTATCAAACCGCACCTGATTTTGTTATTGCCAATTACAAAGGCACGGTTACTTGCCATGGAACTTGCGCTGTTGGTGAGCCGGGGGATCAAGAAAAGGAATAGCATGAGGGTGCATGTAGTAGTTGAGTGTTATTAGAATATATCTGTCTCTTCTAATTTAATTCTACTTCCAAGCAATTAGGTAAAGGAAATTGTTTTCATTAAAACAAGGAGGCGTTAACTTGATTAACGTTGTTCGTATACTAACAATGGTTTTATTCGTATTCTTTTTAGTTGGGTGCACGAATGAGAGTGTGAACGATGAGGCAGCGCTCAATGACTTAATGAAGGACGAAACTCACTCTGATCATAACGGTGAAAATGACTTAAACAATACCCTCAACACCTCGCAAAATGAAAGCGAACAAAAAAAACCGTCTTCATCATCTAATAAAAAAACTGAAACAAGAAAAAAATTTCCGGCGGGTTTTAAACTAAAAGTTAACAGTGGGGGAAAGGGGTATGATGCTGGATTTATTTCATCTTGTGCGGATGATGGAAAAAGGTGTAACGCTGAGATTAAAGATCGCGATAAATTGCTAGAGCGGTTTGTTAAGGGGGATGATTATCAACCAATTCCCAGGTTGAAGGTGAGAACAGAGAATTATATAACTTTTCGAACATCAGCAAGTGGGAAATCTGGAGACTTCCTACCGATGCCTGATCAAATAGAGTTAATACAAATAGAAAGAGAAGAAGAGGATATTAGAGCAGAGTTAGATGTTCCACGATTTGAAGCGTCTGAGGAAAGAGGCAGGTATAATTATGTTGTAAGGGTAAGATGGAATCAGGAGAATGTTTTCAAGGGGGAAGCTCTGTATGCATTTTCAGTGTTGGTAACGGAATAATGAGTAAGAGTTCCAACTTTTGCGACATTTAGTTATTTTTAAGGAGCATTCCTGTAATGAAGAAATTTGAGGTTTGAACAGAAAAGAGCCCTCTTGGTATAGTACAGGGTGTCATGATCATGACCCCGAATTAAATAAATACCAAGGAGGACTCGCAATGAATTATAACCAAAATCACAAAATCGCGCAAATCACAGAATCCACATTGATCGTGGGGATTGACATCGCAAAAGACAAACACGTAGCTCGCGCACAAGATTATCGAGGTATTGAATTTGGCAAACGATTGATCTTTGAAAATCGAATACACGGTTATCAAAAGCTGCTTGATTGGGTAGCTAGGCTTCAAGAGAAAAACCAAAAGACACATGTCATGTTTGGCGTTGAACCGACTGGCCACTTTTGGAAGAGTCTAGCCTACTACCTGAACGCCAAAGGTTATGACTTTGTGTTAGTTAACCCGATGCATGTTAAAAAAAGCAAAGAGCTGGACGACAATTCGCCCACAAAAAATGATACGAAAGACGCACGTGTTATTGCACAGATGGTTAAGGATGGTCGATACTCTGTACCGAACCTTCTTGACGGTGTTTATGCCGAGTTAAGGGAAGGGATTAAATTACGAGATCAACTCACCAAACAGCTGATGATTGTCGAAGGACGCATCCAAAACGCCATACAACGGTATTTTCCGGAGTTTGATGATGTGTTTAATGACTGGAATGGTAAGACAGCTATTTGTACACTGCGTGAATTCCCATTTCCATCTGATATTCAGGATATGACCCCTGAAGACGTGCTTTCAACGTGGAAAACAGTCGTTAAAAGTGGTGTGGGCATCAAACGTGCCAATCAGCTTGTCCAAGCTGCCCAGAAAAGCATTGGTGTTCAGATAGGTTTGCGCTTTGCCAGGCAGGAATTACAGACTCTGCTTGATCAATATGAATTGTACAACCAACAACTTGTGTCATTGGATAAAGAGATCGAAACACTTATAACAGATCTACCTGGAGCTAAAGAAATGATGGCTATTAAAGGCATTGGTCCCACGACAGTGGCCACGTTTTTCGCCGAGGTCGGAGACCTCTCCAACTACAGTCATCCCCAGCAAATTGTAAGTATGGCTGGTCTATCCTTAAAAGAACACAGCTCGGGTAAATTCAAAGGGCAAACACGAATAGACAAGCGTGGACGCAAGCGATTGAGAAGAGCGATCTATTTAGCTGTGCGCCCACTGGTAGCACATAATTCGACGTTCAAGACATTGCATCATTATTACACCACGCGTCCCGATCGTCCTTTGAAAAAGCAACAATCTCTGATCGCTTTGTGCGGTAAGTTGATACGTGTCTTATTCGCCATTGGCACGAAGCAGTGTGAATTTGATGGAAGTAAACTACTACAAGGACTACCTGAATTACAAACAAGTCAGGTGGCATGAATATTGATGTTAACTACTCCACGTAGATAAGTGGTTCTGAATGAGCGATTAATAAACCTTTTTAATTCATTTGGGATGTTTCAACAAATGCATCTGATGGCCTTAGGATTGAACAAACACCAATAGTGCAGAGTCGGAGCTTATTTAACCCATTCGGGCAATAGACCCAGCTAAGGAGCATTTCCGACCTCCACCTTGTGGATACGCAGGACGAAGGAATGTATGGATAATAATCCCGTGATACATGGGAGGGTGAGCGACCATAAGTTGTGTGGAGATTTTCAGCACGGTTATCACGTCTCTTGTCACCAAATGTTCACAATTTGGGCGTTAGGATGGCATAGACTACGTCCGAAATTTCCGAAATCAACACCTGATACTCAACCCGCATTCAATATGTCAATGAAGTGTTTGAGTAATTCTAAGAAAGTAAGAGCATTTTGGAGATATTTTAATTATATAGAGGGAGGCGTTAACTTGAATAACGTTGTTCGTATACTAACAATGGTTTTATTCATTGTTTTTTTAGTTGGATGTGCGGATAAAGGCGTTGACGATGAAGCAGCGCTTGAAGGATTATTGGAAGATGAAGCGCCCTCTAATAATAACGATGAGAATGACTTAAACAATACCTTCAACTCCTCCCAAAATGAAAGCGAACAAAAAAAGCCGTCTTCTACAT contains:
- a CDS encoding ABC transporter permease, translating into MFQLILFEFKKVYKSLFFRLMLLLIILLIITYYIFVYMNTVRTDHLIADEKMKISQLEQTIAEQEQSEGNSVNDINSDQLTKTQKKVQALEQKDWHTLLDIEIKQMEPGMSQRMDLEYMGPSQWPSFFTEVSFLEKYRLMRDRDIAPVLPIHFVSQRTIYDVTYETSLLEKSVLEYSNKYSSVGLNFLNRMFQTSLGVIGAAFFVFLFGDMFTKEGLGRHGPIHFLRTQPLHFWRIMVGKVLVALALSAAVLFGVIVVSLLMGTVFDRFGDYDYPVLVYGDDFTFSFMNMSTLLIKSVGLFLMVLLFCYLLLMFYSIITKRAVLAIGLTLATVFIGASLSEPLGALDVVPLNPFQYFSVVDVATQELAASLQNFNISFTNGLIVLATASALLALAVYIVTQIKLRQGLILLRRGRHDHQR
- a CDS encoding IS110 family transposase; amino-acid sequence: MNYNQNHKIAQITESTLIVGIDIAKDKHVARAQDYRGIEFGKRLIFENRIHGYQKLLDWVARLQEKNQKTHVMFGVEPTGHFWKSLAYYLNAKGYDFVLVNPMHVKKSKELDDNSPTKNDTKDARVIAQMVKDGRYSVPNLLDGVYAELREGIKLRDQLTKQLMIVEGRIQNAIQRYFPEFDDVFNDWNGKTAICTLREFPFPSDIQDMTPEDVLSTWKTVVKSGVGIKRANQLVQAAQKSIGVQIGLRFARQELQTLLDQYELYNQQLVSLDKEIETLITDLPGAKEMMAIKGIGPTTVATFFAEVGDLSNYSHPQQIVSMAGLSLKEHSSGKFKGQTRIDKRGRKRLRRAIYLAVRPLVAHNSTFKTLHHYYTTRPDRPLKKQQSLIALCGKLIRVLFAIGTKQCEFDGSKLLQGLPELQTSQVA
- a CDS encoding IS3 family transposase (programmed frameshift), translating into MTNKRYSEEQKTAALKRMMPPQNESVKALSKETGISDVTLYKWRKEARASGNAAPGNGQTSDRWSSEDKFLVVMETYAMNEKEIAEYCRKKGLYREQINAWQEACLQANGKALGLSKELNGQLKEEKQRSQSLEKDLKKKEKALAEAAALLLLRKKAPERFGGPRGRMIDPSDRLRAVELIQEANRNGARLSKACEELHIHVRTYQRWVAEGDVKIDQRPHAERPIPKNKISEEERTEILEVVNQESYADLPPTQIIPLLADQGKYIASESTFYRVLREEKMQNHRGRSQKPKKRIPESHLATAPNQVWTWDITWLGGPVKGLFYRLYLILDLFSRKVVGWEVWETEEAQYAEKLVKKAVLKEEIKGRPLVLHSDNGSPMKAATFLGLLETLGIQSSFSRPRVSNDNPYSEAMFRTLKYRPEFPHEGFVSLEEARKWASQFVEWYNDVHLHSALNFVTPVQCHNGAYKDILAQRQVIYEQAKQKHPERWGSRGTRDWSPHEEVALNPMREDTAVASGDS